A part of Prionailurus viverrinus isolate Anna chromosome E1, UM_Priviv_1.0, whole genome shotgun sequence genomic DNA contains:
- the GALK1 gene encoding galactokinase — protein sequence MAAWRQPQAGELLAEARRAFREEFGAEPELAVSAPGRVNLIGEHTDYNQGLVLPMALELVTVLVGSPRADGLVSLLTTSEDADEPRRLQFPLPTAQRSLEPGTPRWANYVKGVIQHYPAAPLPGFSAVVVSSVPLGGGLSSSASLEVATYTFLQQLCPDSGSIAARAQVCQRAEHSFAGVPCGIMDQLIALLGQKGHALLIDCRSLETSLVPLSEPKLAVLITNSNVRHSLGSSEYPLRRRQCEEVARALGKESLREVQLEELEAGRELVSKEGFRRARHVVGEIRRTAQAAAALSRGDYRAFGRLMVESHHSLRDDYEVSCPELDQLVEAALSAPGVYGSRMTGGGFGGCTVTLLEAASVPQAMQHIQEQYSGTATFYLSQAADGAKVLHW from the exons ATGGCCGCTTGGAGACAGCCCCAGGCCGGGGAGCTGCTGGCCGAGGCCCGTAGAGCGTTCCGGGAGGAGTTCGGGGCCGAGCCCGAGCTGGCGGTGTCGGCGCCGGGCCGCGTCAACCTGATCGGGGAGCACACGGACTACAACCAGGGCCTGGTGCTGCCCATG GCACTGGAGCTTGTGACTGTGCTGGTGGGCAGCCCCCGGGCAGACGGCCTTGTCTCCCTCCTGACCACCTCCGAAGATGCTGATGAGCCCCGGCGGCTCCAATTTCCACTGCCCACAGCCCAGCGGTCATTGGAGCCCGGGACCCCCCGCTGGGCCAACTATGTCAAGGGAGTGATTCAGCACTACCCAG CTGCTCCCCTCCCTGGCTTCAGTGCAGTGGTGGTCAGCTCAGTGCCCCTGGGGGGCGGGCTGTCCAGCTCGGCGTCCCTGGAAGTGGCCACATACACTTTCCTGCAGCAGCTCTGCCCAG ACTCCGGGTCCATAGCTGCCCGGGCTCAGGTGTGTCAGCGGGCCGAACACAGCTTCGCAGGGGTGCCCTGTGGCATCATGGACCAGCTCATCGCACTGCTGGGGCAGAAGGGCCACGCGCTGCTCATTGACTGCAG GTCCCTGGAGACAAGCCTGGTGCCGCTGTCAGAACCCAAGCTGGCCGTGCTCATCACCAATTCCAACGTCCGCCACTCGCTGGGCTCCAGCGAGTACCCTCTGCGGCGGCGCCAGTGTGAAGAAGTGGCCCGGGCGCTGGGCAAGGAGAGCCTTCGAGAGGTGCAGCTGGAGGAACTGGAGG CTGGCAGAGAGCTGGTGAGCAAGGAGGGTTTCCGGCGGGCACGACATGTCGTGGGCGAGATCCGGCGCACGGCCCAGGCCGCGGCTGCCCTGAGCCGCGGAGACTACAGAGCCTTTGGCCGCCTCATGGTAGAGAGTCACCACTCGCTCAG GGATGACTATGAGGTGAGCTGCCCCGAGCTCGACCAGCTCGTGGAGGCCGCGCTGTCAGCACCTGGGGTTTACGGCAGCCGCATGACTGGTGGTGGCTTCGGTGGCTGCACCGTGACCCTGCTGGAGGCTGCCTCCGTTCCTCAGGCCATGCAGCACATACAG GAGCAGTACAGCGGCACCGCCACCTTCTACCTCTCTCAGGCGGCCGACGGTGCCAAGGTGCTGCACTGGTGA
- the LOC125151709 gene encoding histone H3.3A: MARTKQTARKSTGGKAPRKQLATKAARKSAPSTGGVKKPHRYRPGTVALREIRRYQKSTELLIRKLPFQRLVREIAQDFKTDLRFQSAAIGALQEASEAYLVGLFEDTNLCAIHAKRVTIMPKDIQLARRIRGERA; encoded by the exons ATGGCCCGAACCAAGCAGACTGCTCGTAAATCTACGGGTGGGAAAGCGCCCCGTAAGCAGCTGGCCACTAAAGCCGCCAGGAAAAGTGCTCCCTCTACTGGCGGGGTGAAAAAACCTCATCGCTACAG GCCCGGGACCGTTGCGCTTCGAGAGATCCGTCGTTACCAGAAATCGACCGAGCTTCTGATCCGGAAGCTGCCTTTCCAGAGGTTGGTGAGGGAGATCGCCCAGGATTTCAAAACCGATCTGAGGTTTCAGAGTGCCGCCATTGGTGCGCTGCAG GAGGCCAGTGAAGCGTACCTGGTGGGTTTATTTGAAGATACTAATCTGTGTGCCATCCACGCTAAGAGAGTCACCATCATGCCCAAAGACATCCAGTTGGCTCGCCGGATACGGGGAGAGAGAGCTTAA